In one Phyllostomus discolor isolate MPI-MPIP mPhyDis1 chromosome 8, mPhyDis1.pri.v3, whole genome shotgun sequence genomic region, the following are encoded:
- the SOST gene encoding sclerostin, translating into MQLSLAPCLACLLLHVAFHPVEPQGWQAFKNDATEIIPELSEFPEPPPEPENNKTMNRAENGGRPPHHPFETKDASEYSCRELHFTRYVTDGPCRSAKPITELVCSGQCGPAHLLPNAIGRGKWWRPNGPDFRCIPDRYRAQRVQLLCPGGAAPRARKVRLVASCKCKRLTRYHNQSELKDFGAEAARPQKGRKPRPRARGAKANQAELENAY; encoded by the exons ATGCAGCTCTCTCTCGCCCCGTGTCTCGCCTGCCTGCTGCTGCACGTGGCCTTCCACCCGGTGGAGCCCCAGGGGTGGCAGGCCTTTAAGAACGATGCCACGGAGATCATCCCAGAGCTGAGCGAGTTCCCCGAGCCCCCGCCAGAGCCGGAGAACAACAAGACCATGAACCGGGCGGAGAACGGTGGGaggcctccccaccacccctttgAGACCAAAG ACGCGTCGGAATACAGCTGCCGCGAGCTGCACTTCACCCGCTACGTGACCGACGGGCCCTGCCGCAGCGCCAAGCCGATCACCGAGCTGGTGTGCTCCGGCCAGTGCGGCCCCGCGCACCTGCTGCCCAACGCTATCGGCCGGGGCAAGTGGTGGCGCCCGAACGGGCCCGACTTCCGCTGCATCCCTGACCGTTACCGCGCGCAGCGGGTGCAGCTGCTGTGTCCCGGCGGCGCGGCGCCGCGCGCGCGCAAGGTGCGCCTGGTGGCCTCGTGCAAGTGCAAGCGCCTCACCCGCTACCACAACCAGTCGGAGCTCAAGGACTTCGGGGCCGAAGCCGCGAGGCCGCAGAAGGGCCGAAAGCCGCGGCCCCGTGCCCGGGGCGCCAAAGCCAACCAGGCCGAGCTGGAGAACGCCTACTAG
- the DUSP3 gene encoding dual specificity protein phosphatase 3 produces the protein MSGPYELSVQDLNDLLSDGSGCYSLPSQPCNEVTPRIYVGNASVAQDIPKLQKLGITHVLNAAEGRSFMHVNTNASFYKDSGITYLGIKANDTQEFNLSAYFERAADFIDQALAQKNGRVLVHCREGYSRSPTLVIAYLMMRQKMDVKSALSIVRQNREIGPNDGFLAQLCQLNDRLVKEGKLKL, from the exons ATGTCTGGCCCCTACGAGCTCTCGGTGCAGGACCTCAACGATCTGCTCTCGGATGGCAGCGGCTGCTACAGCCTCCCGAGCCAGCCCTGCAACGAGGTCACCCCCAGGATCTACGTGGGCAACGC GTCTGTGGCTCAGGACATCCCCAAGCTGCAGAAACTGGGCATCACCCACGTCCTGAATGCCGCCGAGGGCCGGTCCTTCATGCACGTCAACACCAACGCCAGCTTCTACAAGGACTCCGGCATCACCTACCTGGGCATCAAGGCCAACGACACGCAGGAGTTCAACCTTAGCGCCTACTTCGAAAGGGCCGCGGACTTCATTGACCAGGCCTTGGCTCAAAAGAATG GCCGCGTGCTTGTCCACTGCCGTGAGGGCTACAGCCGCTCCCCAACCCTGGTTATCGCATACCTCATGATGCGGCAGAAGATGGACGTCAAGTCTGCCCTGAGCATCGTGAGGCAGAACCGTGAGATCGGCCCCAACGACGGCTTCCtggcccagctctgccagctcAACGACAGACTAGTCAAGGAGGGCAAGTTGAAACTCTAG
- the CFAP97D1 gene encoding uncharacterized protein CFAP97D1 isoform X1 has translation MYNSLDYLAYPVIVSNHRQTTTFRKRLDLGNYISHKNRIEIVKPTVDTKPPAAHAHYILQMRKLQSEQKRIDKIEHENKQLCQKIANAHRGPAQVDCWNEYFSKSLNRETRNRDLVRITMENQGILKRLGDRKPHYDRKLSEVDWQKSRRYIRNTTRYLLSRDK, from the exons ATGTACAATTCCCTGGACTACCTAGCCTATCCTGTAATCGTCTCCAATCACAGGCAGACCACAACCTTCAGGAAGAGACTGGACCTTGGCAACTATATATCTCACAAGAATAGAATAGAGATAG TGAAACCTACCGTGGACACCAAACCTCCAGCGGCCCATGCAcattacattttacagatgagaaaactacag AGTGAACAAAAGCGAATCGACAAAATCGAACATGAAAACAAGCAACTGTGCCAGAAAATCGCCAACGCCCATCGCGGCCCTGCCCAGGTGGATTGCTGGAACGAGTATTTTTCCAAGAG CTTAAACAGAGAAACAAGGAACCGGGACCTAGTGAGAATCACCATGGAAAACCAGGGCATTCTGAAGAGGCTGGGGGATCGCAAACCGCACTACGACCGCAAGTTGTCCGAGGTGGACTGGCAG aaatCAAGACGTTACATCAGAAATACAACAAGGTACCTTCTCTCCCGAGATAAATAG
- the CFAP97D1 gene encoding uncharacterized protein CFAP97D1 isoform X2 — protein sequence MYNSLDYLAYPVIVSNHRQTTTFRKRLDLGNYISHKNRIEIVKPTVDTKPPAAHAHYILQMRKLQSEQKRIDKIEHENKQLCQKIANAHRGPAQVDCWNEYFSKRNQDVTSEIQQGTFSPEINRLLTTEKIQEEALGCRSRLESQSTPHWPDAQS from the exons ATGTACAATTCCCTGGACTACCTAGCCTATCCTGTAATCGTCTCCAATCACAGGCAGACCACAACCTTCAGGAAGAGACTGGACCTTGGCAACTATATATCTCACAAGAATAGAATAGAGATAG TGAAACCTACCGTGGACACCAAACCTCCAGCGGCCCATGCAcattacattttacagatgagaaaactacag AGTGAACAAAAGCGAATCGACAAAATCGAACATGAAAACAAGCAACTGTGCCAGAAAATCGCCAACGCCCATCGCGGCCCTGCCCAGGTGGATTGCTGGAACGAGTATTTTTCCAAGAG aaatCAAGACGTTACATCAGAAATACAACAAGGTACCTTCTCTCCCGAGATAAATAG GTTACTCACCACGGAAAAGATACAAGAGGAGGCCCTAGGATGTCGTAGCCGCTTAGAATCTCAAAGCACTCCTCACTGGCCGGATGCTCAATCTTAG